One Buteo buteo chromosome 4, bButBut1.hap1.1, whole genome shotgun sequence DNA segment encodes these proteins:
- the LOC142030187 gene encoding acyl-CoA desaturase-like, which translates to MPAHLLQEEEFSSAPSTTTVGTITSRVTRNGNAVMEKNLLNHEDSAGDRGMVDDLFDETYREKEGPKPPLRYVWRNIILMSLLHLGAIFGLMLIPSAKIQTLAWAVLCFVVSALGITAGSHRLWSHRSYKATLPLRIFLTIANSMAFQNDIYEWVRDHRVHHKFSETDADPHNATRGFFFSHIGWLLVRKHPDVIEKGQKLDLSDIKADKVVMFQRRYYKPSVVLLCFTLPTLVPWYFWDESIIISFFIPAILRYAVALNAAWLVNSAAHMFGNRPYDQHINPRENPLVSLGALGEGFHNYHHTFPYDYSTSEFGWRFNLTTAFIDLMCFLGLASDRKKVSKEVILARKMRTGDGSHKSG; encoded by the exons ATGCCTGCGCacttgctgcaggaggag GAGTTCTCCTCCGCTCCCAGCACCACCACTGTCGGCACCATCACCTCCCGGGTGACCAGGAACGGGAATGCCGTCATGGAGAAGAACTTACTCAATCATGAGGACTCGGCAGGAGACCGGGGCATGGTGGATGATCTCTTTGATGAGACCTACCGGGAGAAAGAGGGCCCCAAGCCCCCCTTGCGATACGTCTGGAGGAATATCATCCTCATGAGCCTGCTGCATCTAGGGGCCATATTCGGGCTGATGCTGATACCTTCTGCAAAGATCCAGACGTTGGCATGGG CCGTTCTGTGTTTCGTGGTGAGCGCTCTGGGGATCACAGCTGGATCTCACCGCCTCTGGAGCCATCGGTCCTACAAAGCCACGCTGCCCCTGCGGATCTTCTTGACTATTGCAAACTCTATGGCCTTCCAG AATGACATCTACGAGTGGGTCCGGGACCACCGCGTCCATCACAAGTTCTCCGAGACAGACGCGGACCCACACAATGCCACGCGGGgcttcttcttctcccacatCGGCTGGCTACTGGTGCGCAAGCACCCCGATGTCATAGAGAAGGGCCAGAAGCTGGACCTGAGCGACATAAAGGCTGACAAAGTGGTGATGTTCCAGCGGAG ATACTACAAGCCCTCGGTGGTGTTGCTGTGCTTCACCCTGCCCACTCTAGTGCCCTGGTATTTCTGGGACGAATCCATCATCATTAGCTTCTTCATTCCAGCCATCCTGCGCTACGCCGTAGCGCTCAATGCCGCTTGGCTAGTGAATAGTGCTGCTCACATGTTTGGCAACCGGCCATACGATCAGCACATCAACCCACGGGAGAACCCCCTGGTCAGCCTGGGGGCCCTAG GAGAAGGCTTCCACAACTACCACCACACCTTCCCCTACGACTACTCCACCAGTGAGTTTGGCTGGCGCTTCAACTTAACCACAGCCTTCATCGACCTCATGTGCTTCCTGGGGCTGGCCAGCGATCGCAAGAAAGTCTCGAAGGAGGTCATCCTGGCTCGGAAAATGCGGACTGGAGATGGGAGTCACAAGAGTGGCTGA